Part of the Kitasatospora sp. NBC_01266 genome, TGCCCCTGCTGGAGCACGGCCGCACCGTCGGCGAGTAGGTGCGTGGGCGAAACCCCAGTCGTACCTGATGAGACGAATAGGCGCCCCGCGCTGGTATGTCTGCGTTGTGGCGAGCTGGATGCGCGGCGCAAGACGGCCCAGACGGCCCAGGACTAAACCGCCCTGGTGGACGAAGGTGTACTGAGGCTCACCCCCCGTCAACTGACGGGCGAGACCACCCAACTCCCGGCAGGAGCATCAATGGCTACACCGCCACCCCCGCCACCGCCCGAGCCGACCCCGACGCCGGTCCCGGACCCGGGCCCGCCCTGGTGGATGTAGGCGCCGCACAGACCCCCGCCCCGTAGGGGCATTCCGACACCCGTTGCACGGAAGGACGCACTGTGACTGCCGTACTCGAACCGCCGATCGCCGATATCCAGCACATCCCGCACGTGATCGAGCTGGAGATCACGGGCAAGTGTCAGCTTGAGTGCACGCACTGTTTCGCCGATTCCGGGCCGACCGGAACGCACGGCGTCATGACTCAGGTCGACTGGTGCGGCTTGATCGATCAGGCCGCTGAACTCGGCATTACCACCGTGCAGTTGATCGGTGGCGAGCCGACCGCGTACCCCGGATGGTCCACCCTGGTCGACCACGCGCTGAACGCGGGCCGCAAGGTCGAGGTGTTCTCGAACCTCTACCACGTGAGCGCGAAGGGCTGGGCCATCTTCGAACGCCCCGGCGTCAGCCTGGCCACGTCGTACTACTCGCCGAACCCCGGCGAACACGACAGGGTGACCAAGGTGGCTGGCAGCCACGAGCGAACCCGCGCCAACATCCGCGAAGCGGTACGCCGGGACATCCCGATCCGGGCTGGCGTGGTCGGTATCAACGATGGCCAGTTGGAACGCCTGGCGGTCGCGGAATTGCGGGAGCTGGGCGTCCAGCGCATCACCCTGGACTACCAGCGGGGAGTTGGCCGCGCGGCGAAGGTCGCGCCGGACGTCAGCGTCCTGTGCGGCAATTGCGGCCGGGGCCGGCTGGCCATCATGCCCGACGGGGCGGTGTCCCCGTGCGTACTCGGCCGGTTCATGCGCCCGTTCAACATCCGGCAAACCACGCTCCGTGAGGTGCTGTGCAGCCCGGAGTGGGCGAAAGTGATCGCCACCATCCCTCCGAGGAGGGGCACCGGACTGGATGGCGCACGGGCCGCATGCCCGCCAGACGACTCGAACGACTGCTCCCCGGCTTCTACGGAAGCATGTGACCCGGCGTACTTCGTGCCGGGCGAGGGCGCGCCGCTGGCGGTGAGCGCGCGCACCTACGCGTGTCCGCCGGACGACTCGAACGACTGCTCCCCGGCGAGCACCGAGGCATGCGACCCTGCGTACTGACGGGGACGAGAGGGGAACGCAAGTGAACTGGCAGAGCCATGCCGTCGCAATGGCGGCACGCGTCACCGACCCGGATTCCCGATGGCGCACGGCAGTTGAGAACATCCCCCGGCACAGGTTGATCCCGAAGTGGTGGGAGCGGACGCCGGACGGTGCGTGGACGCTGCGCGCCGGCGAAGACGACCCGGAGCGGTGGGCCGCCATCGCCTACGGCAACGAGTCGGCCGTCACCAGTGTCGGTGGACTCCACGCGGACCACGCCGACCCGGGCGACCACCCGATCGGTCTGCCCACGTCGAGCGCCACCCTGGCCGCCCTGGTCGTGAAGATGCTTCGGCACGGCCGGGTCGCGGACGGTCACGACGTGCTCGATGTCGGGACAGGCGCTGGAGGGCTGACCGCCTACCTGGCACACCGGCTAGGCGAGGAGCACGTCACCAGCGTGGACGTAGACGGCTACCTGGTCGAGGCAGCCTGTGATCGGCTCGCCGAGCTGGGGTTCCGGCCGACGTTCGTCACGGGTGACGCCACCGGCCGGCTCCCGGGTGACTACGACCGGATCGTGTCCACGGTGGGGGTGCGCCCGGTGCCGCCGTCGTGGCTGGAAGCCCTGCGGCCCGGTGGACGGCTGGTCACCACCATCCGGGACACGGCCTTGATCCTCACCGCCTGGAAGACGCCCGACGGTGGTGCTCGCGGGATGATCGAACGGGACTGGGCCGGATTCATGGGCACCCGGCACGGCGACGACTACCCACCTGGTCCCGTCGAGCTGTTCAAGACCGCTCGCGAGTCGGATGGCGAAGTCATCACCACCGGCCGCTACCCGGTGGCCGACGTGCGCAGCGCCTGGGAAATCTGGTCCTACCTGTCCATCTCCGTGCCCGGCATCGAGTACGACTTCGAGGATCGGGAGGACGGACGGTCGCTGTACATGGTCCACCCTGACGGGTCCTGGGCGCGGGCAACGGCTACCCGATTCGAGGCGCCCACCGTTCACCAGGGCGGCCCGCAGCAGCTGTGGACCGCGTTGGAGCGCATCCGGACCCGGGTGATGGTCGAGGGCGGTCTACCGCTCTACGGCAGCGACGCGAAGATCACGCCGGACGGAGAGATCCACCTGTCACGCGGTCGCTGGTCAGCAGTGATCACCTGAGAGCCCAGCGCGAGCCCCGTCCGGGATCACCTGGGCGGGGCTCCCTTTCCCCGGTCTGTCACGAAACTGCCCATGCCTGTCTCAGTACGGATCAGCCGTTCATCGCGCAGTGCAGCCGTCACCTTTGCGACCGTAGCCCGCGCCACCCCGAAGTCCTGCTCAAGTTGGGCAGCTGAAATCAGGTGACCAGGCGGGTACTCCCCGCTCTCAATGCGGCTCGCGATCACTTCGAAGATCTGTCGCCACTTGGGACGGGTGCTGTCGAACTCCATGGTCAGACCGTAACCGCTGGTGGTCATCAGTGGGAGTGAGATGCCATAGGGGACCATAGACAGGCATAGGGACCCCTAGTAATGTCGGGGCGAAAGCGACCCCGGCGAGTGCGGACACACTCCCGGGGTCGGTCAAAGCCACTGGAGGGCTTACGACATGACCAACCCTAGCGCCTGGGCGTTCGCCCCGGCCCTCGCCCTTGTGCTCGCCTTCCTGGCCGCCTGGGCCATCACAGCAGCACCCGAGCGGCCCATCACGCGCGAGCCGATCGGCGTGCCGCTCCGCGTGACGCAACCCACTTCCTGGCAACTCCCCGAGCCTGGCGACTGGGCGGCGCCGCGCGCCATCCCGCCCCACGTGGCCGAAGAACCGGAAACCTTCTCCAGCCTGCCGGTGGTGCCGCTGTGGCTGGTGAACTGGGAAGAACAACAGCGCCAGGCAGAGCGGCGCCGAGCGCTTGAAGCAGCCGCCATCGGTAGGCCCGATACGGGCTACACCTACCCGGGCGCCCACCACATCCCCGGATCGGTGACATGATGCGGCACCCACTGTCACCCCCGAGCATCCGCTGCGCACACTGCCAGAACAGCCCGCTCATCCCCGTTCGGGTCGGGGCCATCCTGACTGGCAAGGACCGTGCGTGGCCTATCTGGGCCTGCCTGCGCTGCGCACCAAGCGTCCGCCGCCTGCTACACGGCAGCTAGCCCAAGAAGCACCCGAGGTCCGGATTCCTTCCGACGGAATCCGGACCTCGCACGTTCCCCGAACTACAGGCTGCCGCGCCGTGGCCGAGCCCGGCGGCGGGAAGCTTTACGCACCTTGCCGAGCCGGGACCCGAGTCGGGCAAGACCGGGGGGCCACTCGGCCAAATTGCGGTCAGGCCCAGAAGCCTGCCCGAGACCGCGACGAGCTTACGGCCCCCCGGCCATGCCCGACCCCAGCCCCGCAAGGACACCGCCCAAAGCTTCCCGCCACCTCTGCGAACCGCCGCCGGCTCGTCGGAATGACACAGTTTGATAAACAAGCAGCGCCGCGAACCCGCAGGCCGCCACCGTGCCGACGGCGTACTCGGCCGTCGACATGCCAAGGTCCGAGGCTCCCGCGAACCTTCGGCGGGACCAGGCGACCAACCGCCGGGCCGCGCTGCGCATGACCTGGCGCAACCGTCGCCGCGGTCGTCGGCGCGCGGGCGAAGAGACCGTCCCGAGCGGCCACGGGTCACCGTCCACCGGGGTCACACAGCGCCCGCCTGCCACCGCCCGCCACGGGGCCGCCCGCACGTGCGCGGGAAGGGCCACGAAGGTCACGACCGGCGTGTCGCGGTCGGTGACAGCGTTGCCGCCGTTCATCTCGTTCCTGCCGTTCCTGCCGTTCCTGCCGTTCATGGCTCGCATGTCCTTCCTCTCCGAGATCGCCAACCTGGTCGATCTCGACGCCGCCGCCAGTCCGGTCGATTCCGCCAAGCTGACTAGTGATCAATTCACCTACTCCACAAGTCGCACCGGCTCACATCCGCTGACCGAACGAGGCCGCCAGGCCCATCACGACCGGAACGACGCCGATCATCACGAACGCCGGCAGGAAGCAGAGCCCGAGCGGCGCGGTCGCCAGCACTCCGGCGCGACGCACCCGGGCATGTGCTGCACGACCGGCCGCCGCCCGCTGCGCGAGGGCCAAGCCCGTGAGCGGCGCCGCAGGCGGTGCCCCACTCACGGTGGTCCGCACGAGGCAGCGGGCGAGCGGAGACAGGGCCGGACACTCATCCCCCAGCCGCTCCCAGCAGGCGGCCGGCGGAGCTCCCAGTGCCAATTGCGCCGACACGGCACTCAGGCGTGTTCGCATCGGGTCACCGATCGTCCGTGCGACAGCCTCCGCCGCCTGGGCCGGTGAGGCGGATGAACCCAGGCAAGCCGCCAACAGTTCAGCAGCCAGTGGAAGTTGGGCAAGCATCAGATCCTGCTCGCGAGCCGCCCGCCGGTCAGCCGAGCGGATCACCGGCAGCAAGCGCCGGAGCAGCAGAGCCGCTCCCGCTCCTACCAGCGCCCCGACTCCACTGGGAAACAGCACCACAATCGCCAGCCCCGCCAGCAGTGGCGCTGCGGACTCGAGGCCGACCCATGGGCGCCTGCCGGCGCTGACCGCCGTGACCACTGGAGCTGGCCCCGTCGTCTGCTCCGGCGAAGTCGCCGCGAGAACGGTCAATCCACCCGCCCGAGTCGACGCATCGCCGACCCGCCCCCACTGCCTGACGCCGCCGAGGAGTTGTCTGCCCCGTCGCCGACCGGCTGCCCCCAGCCGGACCGCCCGTCGCCGTGCAGCCCGCCCGTGCAGCCAGCGCCCGCCGAGCGTCGCCAGCAGCAGCGCTGGTGTGAAACCCCCAACCATGATCATCAGCGGCAGGAGGTCCGAAGGTGCCGACGGCGCGTACGTGTCCGGGCTCCCGCTCATCACGACGTCCCCAACGCGCCGCCGAGCACCCTGTGCCGACCGCCGTGCCCCGGGTACCGCAGACGCCCCGGGCACCTGAGCTGCCGCAGGCATTCGCGCTGCCACCACGAAGACGCCCCGCGCCGCTCGGTCGCCGACTCCCGCCCGTACGAGCGCCGCGATCGGTCGACCTGGGCCGCTCGGCGACCGCGACCACCAGCGCCGGCCCGACAGCTCGCACGCCGCCGGGTCGCTCGGCCACCCGTCCCGCTCGGCCCGCCCACAGGGCTGGCCCCGCACGCCTGCCGCTGCGGCACCCGCGCCCGGTCGCGGCCCGATCGCCGCCCACCCGACCGCACCACTGCCCCGGCCTGGACGCCCAGATCGGCCAGCGCACCGCGCACGATCCGACCGCTCCAGCACAGACCCGTGACCTCCAGCGCCACGCCCGCCGCCAGGCACCCCCACCCCAACGGCGTGTGCAGGAGAACCCGCAGCGGCTGCGCCCCGAGGGCGGCTCCGAGCAGCAGCCCGAAGACCGGAAGTGCCGCGAGCAGCACGGCGGTGGTCCGCGGCCCAGCCAGCTCGCTCTGGACCTCTTCGCGCAGGGCGCGATCGGCTCGCAGCGCCTCGGCCACCTGTTCAAGCGCCAGGGCCAGGCCGCTACCGCTGTCCGCCGTCACCTGCCAGCAGGCCGCGATCGCCGAGCCACCCCCACCACCCGGCAGGGTCGCCAACCAGCGCAACGCGGCGGGGACATCAGCCCCGTAGCGGGCGGCCACCAGTCGGGCCACCGCTTCCTCGCCCAGCCGCTCCAGCAGGCCGGCCGTCGCCCGCCCTGGACTGGTGACACTGTCCAGCGCCTGTTCGGGCGTCGCGCCGCTGCGCAGTTCTCCCGCGAGCGCCGCGCACAGCTCGATGACGGCGACAGCCCTGCGCTGCTCCGCACGGCCCGCTCGGCGCCGCTCACGCCAGCGACAGCTCGGGAAGACCAGAAGCACGGCGGCCACCGGCGGCACCGGCGAGCGCAGGACGTACCCGGCTACCAACCCGCAGGGCAGCAGCAGGAGTTCGGGGACCAGCCAGCGCGGTCGAGGCGCACCCGGACCGAAGAACCAGCGCAACCGCCGCACGCCCATCCGGACCAGCTCCCGCGCACCTCCCGATTGCTCCAGCACGACGCCAGAACGCCGCCTCGCCAGCCTCTGCCGGTCGAGCCGCGACCACGCCGTGGCCGCCATCGCGCACAGCAGCAGCGCCGGCGCCAGTTGAAGCTGAAGTCCAGTCATCGCTGCCTCCGTTCCAGCACGACGCCGCGCGCCGCGCACAGTTCCACCAACCGCGCCCAGCCGGGCCCGCGAGTCACCGTTCCGTCCGCGCCGAAGAGCACGGCGGGCACCGTGATGGCGAGGCCGGTGGCATCACCGGTCAGCGTGTGCAGCTCAGCCACTCGCCGCCGACCGGTCCGCTGCTCCCGGACCAGGTGGATCACCACGTCCAGTGCGGCGCGCAGCTGGCTGTGCACCGCCCGCCGCTCCAGCCCGGCCATCGAGCCGAGCGCTTCGAGCCGAACCGGCACATCGGCCGCCGTGTTGGCGTGGACCGTGCCGCAGCCGCCTTCGTGGCCGGTGTTGAGAGCGGCCAGCAGGTCGAGCACCTCGCTGCCGCGCACCTCCCCCACCACCAGCCGGTCGGGCCGCATCCGCAGTGCCTGGCGGACCAGATCCCGCAGGGTCAGCTCACCGAGCCCTTCCTGATTGGGCGGCCGGCTCTGCAGACGGACCACGTGGGGGTGCAGCGGCCGCAGCTCCGCCGAGTCCTCCGCGATGACGATCCGTTCGGCTCGGTCGACCAGCCCCAGCAACGCGGCCAGCAAGGTGGTCTTGTCTACCCCAGCTAAGTGCCACCGCAGGAATTCCCCGCTCCCTAGAAATTTCGAGAGCACCTGAGGGGAATTCAGAACATGCGAGCACTTACAGCAGTCCGACTGTCGAACGTCACCGACAACACGACCAGCCCCGCACGGCAGCGAAAGAAGACCGGTGGATGGTGCGATGCCAACGGGGCAACGGTAGTTGGCGAAGCGCTCGATTTGGATGTTTCAGCGTCGAAGGTCGCGCCATTCAAGCGCCCAGAACTAGGCAAGTGGCTGAGCAGGCCCAACGAGTATGACGCCATCGTGTTCTGGCGCCTTGACCGCGCAGTTAGGTCAATGGCCGATATGGCAACGCTGGGCCAGTGGGCCAAAACACACGGAAAGCTGCTTGTATTCGTTGAAGGCCCCGGCGGGACGCCACTGGTACTGGATATGCGCGCGACCTCTCTGGTGTCTGAGCTAATCATCATGCTTCTGGCTTTCGCTGCTCAAATGGAAGCAGAAGCGATCAGAGAACGAGTTCAGGGCTCGCGCGCCGAACTCCGATCTCAGGGGCGCTGGCATGGCGGTCGAGTCCCCTACGGCTGGACTGCCACTGAAAACCCGGACGGCAAGGGATGGGTGCTGGTCGAATGCCCAAAGACCGGCCCGATTGTCCGGGAGATTATCCGGCGCGTGATAGTTGGAGATTCAATCTATGCAATAGCCAATGACCTTGACGAGCGGAAGGTTCCGACGGCTACCGATCTCGAAGTTGAGCGCAAGACGGGAGCACTACCCGAGAAGCGGAAGAAGTGGGACCACCAGCAGATTTCGGGAATGCTGCGGTCCGAGCACCTCCGGGGCTACACGCTCCATGACCCGGAAGCAACGGCAAAGAGGAATCGCCGCGCGGAAGGCGCAGAATGGCAAGCATGGGAAGGGCGCCCGCTGCTGGACAGCAATGGGCATCCTCGCATTGACCGACCCCCGCTGATCAGCGATGAGGACTGGCCCAAGCTGCAAGCCGTCATGAAGACCAAGGAACGCCCCGAAGCCAGAACTCACAGCGCGGGGTCAATGTTGGTCCGCATAGCATACTGCGGCGGAATAAACAAGGACGGCACCGTTTGCAGTGAGCCCATGTACGGCGGATCAAAGAAACGTCTAGCAAACCGCAAATGGACCGGGGAGCACGTGCGAATTTACCGGTGCAAGGCACGCGGCACCGGCCACTCTGTAACGGTGGATGCCGATATTGTCGAAAGGTGGACGGAAAGCGAGTTTCTTAAGCGAATCGGGAGCTGGCCGATTATGATGCAGGTCGCCGACCAAGGAGAGGACCATTCAGCTGAAATCTCGCGTGTCGGCGAAAGCATTTCCCGCCTGCGGCGAGACCGAAATGCCGGACTCTATGACGGGGAAGAAGACGAAGTCGAATATGACCGCATGATGGCTTCTCTGGTCAAAGAGCGAAAGGTACTAAAGGCCCTTCCCTCCCGCCCGGCAAACATCATGTCTGTGCCGACCGGGCGCACCTATGCAGATCTGTGGCACGCAGCCGATACCGAAGGAAAGCGACGCATGATGATGGATGCTGGCGCGCGTCTTACTGTCATCACGGGCAAGAGCATCGGGCCCCGGTTCAACTACGACCGGCTCTCGTTCGCTATCGGCCAACACGAGGACCCCCAAGCGGCCGAGCTTGCCGCGATCGCTCTTTCAGAAGCCGCCTGAGGCACCATCACCGCCCCTGTAGCCCCGTCTGGCCCCCGTGGGTCCGACGGGGCTCTTTCATGCCCTCAGATGGCCCCACAGGGCCCCTGCGGCACCGGCGGGAATTCCTTGCTCCCCACGAAAGGGAGGAAGGCGCGTGCCGGACTAACGGGCCGTCCCGTCGGAACGCGTGGCAACGCTGACGCCTTGTACGAGACAACCCAGGAGTAACTACGCATGCACAGCTCCCATTTCGACGCGATACGCCGGGCACTGGAGTCGGCCGAGGCGGCCACCTGGGGGGCGCTCGCCGGCAAAAATCCAGACCTCATCGAGGAGGCGCACACGCGAGTGCGCGAGGCGCTGAAGCTCGTTCAGGACGCGATGGAAGCCCCCCGGTGCGGGCGGCCGGAGTGCTCAAATCCCGTCCCCCGCAAACCACTGGGCCGCCCAGCACTGTTCTGCTCCCGCAGGTGCCGTGACCGTACGCGCTATCGCGAGTCGCGGCAGGCTGAGGCAGAACAGCGGTAGCCAGCGTGAAGCGGGGTGGTCCTTAGGGGCCACCCTTTGGCGCTTCAGCGTAGCGGGCAGGCGCATGACGCTATACCTGACACATCGTTAGTAGCACCCCCTCTGACCTGCGCTTTATGGCGGTATGACGATTAGAGAGCTTGTCCTGGTATAGCAATATAAATACTAGGGAACCAGGAAACGGCATCCAAAGCGCCATACCGTCATGCGCCCTCCGCTGGCCCAAGTCGGCAGGGGGTCACCTACGAAATTTCGTAGGTCCTTGCCCGCTGCGCCCTTCCTCGGCGCGCGGGAATTCCTTGCTCCCTAGTCCTAGTAGAGAACGAGTCCGCCGCTCTGTTGTTGCGCCCCGATCTCTTTGCGCTTGGCGGCGCGCGCCCTCTAATTTTGGCCCCCGTGTACCTGGAATGCATGCCGCCCATAGGCATTCCAGGTCCATGGGGGTCTTTTTTTATTTCAAGGAATCTCTGTGGCTCTAAACGAGATGGCTCTACGGCTGAAGCCCGCCCAGGATGTTGGGCCGGACGCGTTCATTCCGGAGCTGCGCCTACGCCTCAACGCGCTTGCTCTCGCTGCTCTTGAGGCGGTCGAGCGAGACGGGGTGTCAGTCGATGGAAAGCCCCATCCGATGCTCTCCGCTCTTACTGCTCTGGTCGAGGTCGGCACTGACATGCGCCGTCTGGCGAATGACCGCCGCATCGCAAGTGCAGTTCTCGACAGCAATCGACACTGAGAACGACAAGGAACCAAATGGATAAGCGGGAAATGATCGCGGACCTGCGAGCGAAGCGCGAAGAGTCTCGTGATGCGCTGGAGCGAATTCTTGGGCGTGCCCAGTCTGGAAATCGCAGCCTCACGCCGGCCGAAGCCCGAAATTTCGATACGCGAGAGGCTGAAATTCGTGCCATCGACGACCGTATCGAGGAACTGGACGAGCAGGTACGAGCAGCGGATGCCGCCGCGCCCATGCAACGCCAATACGCCCCAAGCGCAGGAGTAAACCACGTGACCACTGAAACCCGTAAGCTGACGATGCCTGGCACCGCCATTATTACCCGCGAGCCGGAGGTGTATAAGCGCGAGGATGCTAAGACCTCGTTCTTTATGGACATGCTCAATGTTCGCAATAATGGCGACCGTAACGCGCTTGAGCGGCTGGACCGCAATAATAAGATGGTTGCCGACCGGGCCCGCGCAAACGGTGAAATTCGCGCTGTCAGCACCACGAATGGCAGCGGTGGCGAGTTCGTCCCGCCTGCCTGGTTGGAGGACCAGTTCGTCAAGCTCGCACGTCCGAGGCGTGTTTTTGCCGATCTGGTGGCGAATGATCCGCTACCGCCCGGCACTGATCAGCTCAACATTCCGAAGGTCAATAGCGGTACTGCGACTGGTGTTCAGTCTACGCAGAACACTCAGATTCAGCAGACGGACCTGACGACTACCAGTATTTCCAGCAGCGTGACCACGGTGGCTGGTGGGCAGACAGTTTCGCTCCAGCTTATGGAGCAGAGTCCGCTGAATATTGATGACCTGATCTTGGGTGACCTCGCTGCGGATTACGCGATGCGCTTGGACACGCTCTGCCTTACCGGCCCAGGTACTGGTGGCCAGCCGACCGGAATTCTGACCCTCTCCGGCACTAACTCCGTTGCGTGGACCGGTACCGCGCTGACCGGCGCCAACTCGCTTTACAGTGCGATTGTGTCGGCGATTAGCAAGGTTTATACCTCTCGCTTTGAGGCGCCGGACGCAGTGATCATGCACCCACGCCGGTTCCTATGGGCGCTTGCCCAGCAGGACACGCTAGGACGTCCCGTCATCGTTCCCGCCGAGACTGGCCCGAGCAATGCTCTCGGTGTTCTCGGCCCGAAGCTGAACGCTGAGGGCCCGGCCGGCCGAATCGCTGGTCTGGATGTGTATCTCGACGCGAACATCCCCACCAACCTGGGTACCGGCACGAATGAGGACCGAATCCTAGTTCTCAAGTCTGATGATGTCCGACTGTGGGAGTCGCACATTCGAGCCGAGGCTTTCCAGCAGACCTATGCAAATCAGATGTCTGTGTTTGTGAGGCTCTATAATTACGCGTCCTTCCAGGCGGCCCGCTATCCCGGCTCTATTTCGGTGATCTCCGGCACTGGCCTTAACCAGGTCCTGTAGGGGATTCGCCTTGCCAGCGCCCGCCGCAGTCACCTACTGGTCACTGTGGCGGGCGCTTCGCTTTCCAAGCCTTAAAGGTGCAGCCCCTACTAAGTGTGACTCCCAAAACGGACATTAGGGTGCATGGGGGGCACATCAGTCTTCAGGTCGTCACTCAACGAGGACCCGGCCCCCTAAGAACGCGCACGGCTGCGAAAGTCGCGAACTGAGTTCACCCGAATACTTGAGAAAAGAGGGGCCAAAATGGCTATGGGTCGACCGCCAAAACCCGTAGAACTCAAGCGCAAGCTCGGAAATCCTGGTCAGCGTTCGCTGAGTCCGCTCTCTGAGGTCGCGCACGTTGATGCTGTCGATCCGGACCCGCCCGCGCACCTCAGCGCCGCCGGTAGATCGTTCTGGGCTCGCGCTGTCGAGTCCGCGACGTGGATAGCGGCTACGGACGCGCCAGTTCTCCTGCTGCTCGCCGAACAGCTCGACCGGCGCGCCGATTGGCTAGGGCGCATCGCCGCTGACTCCCCGGTGCTCGTCTCGCCACGGGGCCAGCAGTACGCGCACCCGCTTGTGCGCCCGGTTGCTGTCCTTGAGGCCGAGATCCTGAAGTCGTTCAGCGCACTGGGCTTCACTCCGGCGGATCGCACTCGCATGGGGGTTGCTGAGATCAAGGCCACGAACGCCTTTGAGGAGATGCTTGCCCGTCGCCAGTGCCGAGAGTAGCCCCCGGTCTGCCGACACCCACGCCCCAACATCTGGCCTTCCCGGGTCGATGTTGGGGCGTTCGTCGTTAACTGGACTGCTTGTAGGTCGAGTTGGGGTCCTCGCCCCTGCGGCCGGCGCGGGGTAACAGCGCTGAAAGTAGCCGGAGTTGACGCGTAGCTGCTTCGGTCGGCGTACTCAACTCGACTCAGCATTCGCCAGTCAGCACAGAGCCCCTGCGCGGCTCTCTGCGGGCCTGGCAGGGGCTCAGTGGGGGGATCGGGTCAGACGGTCCCGAAGTCGCCTGCCTTGATGCCCTGCACGAACGCTGCGAACGCGTCGGCGGGGAAGACCAAGGCGGGACCAGACGGGTCCTTTGAGTCACGGACGGGCACGACGCCGGGAAGGTTGGGGGCCACCTCCACGCACTGGCCGCCGTTGCCGCCGCTGTAACTGCTCTTGAAGTAGCTGGCCGTAGCCAGAACATGCGGCTCCAGGGCCATGATCAGTAGACCTTCCATGTGACGGCGAATGAACTGCGCCGACTCGTCCGGCGAGAGTGCGTCCGCGCGAAGCCGATCATAGTTCCGGCCGCGCCGCGCAAGCTGCTTTGGGTCGGCGGAGAAGTGCCCCTGATCCGCGCTCTCTGAGTAGATCCACTGATCACCGTCCGGTAGATCCACAAGTGTCAATGAGGTGGCGGCGCGCGTGCGGGCACCGAGCTTCAACGGCGCAACTTGCAGCAGGACGTTCGGGCGCTGTGCGACGACCAGCAGATGTGCCAACTGCCTGTACAGGACCGTAGGCCCGCCGACTTCGCGCCGGATCACTGCCTCATCCAAGACGACGTCCAGGAGGGGAGCGCTGCCGAGTGCCCCCAGGTAGCGTGCTTGCCTGCTCATACGGGCTGCGACGCGCTCAGCGATCGACTCCTCATCTGCTGATTCGTCCTCTTCTCGAAACAGTGCGCGGGCGTACTCCTCTGTCTGCAACAGACCCGATACCAAGGTTGGTTGGTACTCCTGGAGGCGCGTCGCTCGTGCTTCCATCTCGGCGAAGCGCTTGAACCAGTCCGGGTGTGCAGCGACCACGTGCCATGCAACGTCGTCCCACACGCGAGCCAACTGGCCACCCGTAGCGAGCACTTGATCGCATCGCTCGGCGAAGTCCCTTTGTGGAACCCTCTCCAGGCTCTCGATCTTGGTGATGAGCGACGGGTGGACGACCAGCTTTCGGGCCAGCGAGGCGCAGGTCGGGTAGCCCGCCCGGATACGCAGATCACGCAGTAACCACGCGAAAATCTCGGGCGTCAGAGTGCCCGTTCGTTCGATTACTCGCCGTCCGGCCAAAACTGACTCCCATTCAAGACAGATCACTTGTCTCGTTTGCCGACCTGGTCACCGTACTACCGGGCGCCCACCCTTGAGGTACACACAGTGAGGGTGGGGACGGATCGGCGAACGGAACGGATCATGACGTCACACATCAACCGGCACACGGCCGAAGCAAGACGGCAGGCGGCAAGCGCACTTGAGGATGTAACAGCCATCCTCGCGCTTGCGAACGTGCTCCTGCCGTCGGTGGCCGTCGACTGGCACTCGGG contains:
- a CDS encoding radical SAM protein; the protein is MTAVLEPPIADIQHIPHVIELEITGKCQLECTHCFADSGPTGTHGVMTQVDWCGLIDQAAELGITTVQLIGGEPTAYPGWSTLVDHALNAGRKVEVFSNLYHVSAKGWAIFERPGVSLATSYYSPNPGEHDRVTKVAGSHERTRANIREAVRRDIPIRAGVVGINDGQLERLAVAELRELGVQRITLDYQRGVGRAAKVAPDVSVLCGNCGRGRLAIMPDGAVSPCVLGRFMRPFNIRQTTLREVLCSPEWAKVIATIPPRRGTGLDGARAACPPDDSNDCSPASTEACDPAYFVPGEGAPLAVSARTYACPPDDSNDCSPASTEACDPAY
- a CDS encoding methyltransferase domain-containing protein yields the protein MIPKWWERTPDGAWTLRAGEDDPERWAAIAYGNESAVTSVGGLHADHADPGDHPIGLPTSSATLAALVVKMLRHGRVADGHDVLDVGTGAGGLTAYLAHRLGEEHVTSVDVDGYLVEAACDRLAELGFRPTFVTGDATGRLPGDYDRIVSTVGVRPVPPSWLEALRPGGRLVTTIRDTALILTAWKTPDGGARGMIERDWAGFMGTRHGDDYPPGPVELFKTARESDGEVITTGRYPVADVRSAWEIWSYLSISVPGIEYDFEDREDGRSLYMVHPDGSWARATATRFEAPTVHQGGPQQLWTALERIRTRVMVEGGLPLYGSDAKITPDGEIHLSRGRWSAVIT
- a CDS encoding GntR family transcriptional regulator, which translates into the protein MEFDSTRPKWRQIFEVIASRIESGEYPPGHLISAAQLEQDFGVARATVAKVTAALRDERLIRTETGMGSFVTDRGKGAPPR
- a CDS encoding DUF4244 domain-containing protein translates to MRAMNGRNGRNGRNEMNGGNAVTDRDTPVVTFVALPAHVRAAPWRAVAGGRCVTPVDGDPWPLGTVSSPARRRPRRRLRQVMRSAARRLVAWSRRRFAGASDLGMSTAEYAVGTVAACGFAALLVYQTVSFRRAGGGSQRWREALGGVLAGLGSGMAGGP
- a CDS encoding type II secretion system F family protein, whose amino-acid sequence is MPAAAQVPGASAVPGARRSAQGARRRVGDVVMSGSPDTYAPSAPSDLLPLMIMVGGFTPALLLATLGGRWLHGRAARRRAVRLGAAGRRRGRQLLGGVRQWGRVGDASTRAGGLTVLAATSPEQTTGPAPVVTAVSAGRRPWVGLESAAPLLAGLAIVVLFPSGVGALVGAGAALLLRRLLPVIRSADRRAAREQDLMLAQLPLAAELLAACLGSSASPAQAAEAVARTIGDPMRTRLSAVSAQLALGAPPAACWERLGDECPALSPLARCLVRTTVSGAPPAAPLTGLALAQRAAAGRAAHARVRRAGVLATAPLGLCFLPAFVMIGVVPVVMGLAASFGQRM
- a CDS encoding type II secretion system F family protein, with amino-acid sequence MTGLQLQLAPALLLCAMAATAWSRLDRQRLARRRSGVVLEQSGGARELVRMGVRRLRWFFGPGAPRPRWLVPELLLLPCGLVAGYVLRSPVPPVAAVLLVFPSCRWRERRRAGRAEQRRAVAVIELCAALAGELRSGATPEQALDSVTSPGRATAGLLERLGEEAVARLVAARYGADVPAALRWLATLPGGGGGSAIAACWQVTADSGSGLALALEQVAEALRADRALREEVQSELAGPRTTAVLLAALPVFGLLLGAALGAQPLRVLLHTPLGWGCLAAGVALEVTGLCWSGRIVRGALADLGVQAGAVVRSGGRRSGRDRARVPQRQACGASPVGGPSGTGGRATRRRASCRAGAGGRGRRAAQVDRSRRSYGRESATERRGASSWWQRECLRQLRCPGRLRYPGHGGRHRVLGGALGTS